A window from Verrucomicrobiota bacterium encodes these proteins:
- a CDS encoding right-handed parallel beta-helix repeat-containing protein, with amino-acid sequence MKIHTCFLFFLSLVPTVHQATVIDVSEHGVLPGLDSTFALNRLIEGIGGQSGVTLFFPKGIYEFHPENAREEHRAVSNHDNGIKRMIFPLFGFEDITIDGDGSLFLFHGVVSPFVVEESSGVALKNFTVDFVRTFHDELPIVEIDEDEGSFVVEIDPDRYPHVIRHGSLYSDRGYGWEVPMGFNILFDPETRSPIFNTRDYIINFNQPHRVERLEGNRVRVFAKLRKDLPPVGSVLISYGVNPLSRLAPAIHLSGSSDVTVEGVTILAAGGMGIIAERTENVTVRDYALTSGEGRLVATRADATHFIGCKGTILVENSLFEHMLDDAINVHGAYVKVVERVGDNQFLCEISHFQQWGLVFAEPGDQIALLSRKTILPFHESTVTGFEILNEHRFLLTLEDVPDSLPDGPLSVENLTWNPDVIFRNNIIRENRARGLLLTSKGKILIENNIISPQMHGILVEGDNNKWYESGAVQDLTIRGNTFINVGFEGTKRYPLYIAPLLNETQHLGEGHYHRNIRFVDNEIISFNGHFVFALSVDGLEVSDNTVSFSDDYPEMDDYPSVDLRYSENVTIRGNDASGFNRPLRIVSSADCDQIKVSDNSGFTDLQETGVSNVKND; translated from the coding sequence ATGAAAATCCATACCTGCTTTCTGTTTTTCCTGAGTTTGGTCCCGACGGTTCATCAAGCGACCGTTATCGACGTCTCGGAGCACGGAGTTTTGCCTGGTCTTGACTCAACCTTTGCCCTGAATCGATTGATCGAAGGAATTGGGGGCCAATCGGGAGTCACACTTTTCTTTCCGAAGGGGATTTACGAGTTCCACCCCGAGAATGCGAGGGAGGAGCACCGGGCGGTTTCCAACCACGACAACGGGATCAAGCGGATGATTTTTCCGCTTTTCGGGTTCGAAGACATCACAATAGACGGTGACGGATCGCTCTTTCTCTTTCACGGAGTCGTCAGCCCGTTTGTGGTCGAGGAGAGCAGCGGAGTTGCCCTGAAGAACTTCACGGTGGATTTTGTGAGGACGTTCCACGACGAATTACCTATCGTCGAGATAGACGAAGACGAAGGAAGCTTTGTCGTGGAAATCGACCCGGATAGGTATCCCCATGTTATTCGGCATGGCAGTCTCTACTCCGACCGGGGATATGGCTGGGAAGTGCCTATGGGTTTCAACATCCTCTTCGACCCCGAAACGCGATCCCCTATCTTCAACACGAGGGACTACATCATCAACTTCAACCAGCCTCACCGCGTAGAGCGTCTGGAAGGAAACCGGGTAAGAGTCTTCGCCAAGTTGCGCAAGGATTTACCTCCGGTGGGAAGCGTTCTGATCAGTTACGGTGTCAACCCCCTGAGCCGCCTCGCTCCAGCCATTCACCTTAGCGGATCCAGCGACGTTACGGTCGAAGGAGTGACGATCCTCGCGGCCGGTGGCATGGGAATTATTGCCGAACGCACCGAAAACGTGACGGTAAGGGACTATGCCTTGACGTCCGGTGAGGGCCGCCTTGTCGCTACACGGGCCGACGCGACCCACTTCATCGGCTGCAAGGGAACCATCCTAGTCGAGAACTCTCTTTTCGAGCACATGTTGGACGATGCCATCAATGTCCACGGAGCGTATGTGAAGGTGGTAGAGCGGGTAGGCGATAACCAGTTTCTCTGTGAGATCAGTCATTTTCAGCAATGGGGACTCGTTTTTGCGGAACCGGGAGATCAGATCGCATTGCTGTCGCGCAAGACCATCTTGCCGTTTCATGAGTCAACGGTAACGGGTTTTGAGATCCTCAACGAACATCGCTTCCTACTCACTTTGGAAGATGTTCCGGACTCGCTTCCCGACGGTCCACTCTCGGTAGAAAATTTGACCTGGAATCCCGACGTGATTTTTCGGAACAACATCATCCGAGAGAACCGGGCCCGAGGCCTTCTTTTGACGAGCAAGGGGAAGATTCTTATCGAGAACAATATCATCTCTCCGCAGATGCACGGTATCCTCGTGGAAGGGGACAACAACAAATGGTACGAATCGGGAGCGGTTCAGGACCTAACGATCCGGGGCAACACCTTCATCAATGTCGGTTTCGAGGGAACGAAGCGATACCCGCTCTACATTGCGCCCCTGCTGAACGAGACCCAGCATCTAGGGGAAGGCCACTATCACCGGAACATCCGATTCGTGGACAACGAGATCATCAGCTTCAACGGCCACTTCGTTTTCGCTCTTTCGGTGGATGGCTTGGAGGTCTCCGACAATACCGTTTCTTTCAGCGACGACTACCCGGAGATGGACGACTATCCCTCGGTGGACTTGCGCTATTCCGAAAACGTGACGATTCGCGGAAACGACGCCTCCGGTTTCAACCGACCGCTCAGAATCGTTTCTTCAGCGGATTGCGATCAAATCAAAGTGAGTGACAACTCAGGATTCACTGATCTTCAAGAGACGGGCGTTTCGAACGTTAAAAACGATTGA
- a CDS encoding polysaccharide lyase family 8 super-sandwich domain-containing protein yields MQPHFHILRYLILLFALQGANASTAQTDKEQELQTLRERFARLYNSYSDDLSTREYLNTLRDDGTWAGIDYESGRRAKWPALEHLTRLQTMAATYANKDSSFFKDPDLLEGIESGYQHWFDGRYKNSNWASFRAHAPEYISIGLFLLGEDLSPSLLKQATWSLDRLRDPNIMTGSNRVWTGSSQFRTAIIRGDETKQREAIELILGVIAKTEGYIEGLQPDWSFQQHGPMLQFGVYGKTFAKWTSMLAYLSENLSFEMPADKLELLRGYLLNGAGWTLWNGRIDFNVMGRIFNPGFPALRFEEYRNAMERLYGIDAENRENYEKALAWPNQVTGHRSFWNSDYAVHRRPEWFASVRMTSNRTAAAEYVNSQNALGLHQADGVLLVYIEGDEYLDIQPIWDWHRLPGTTTDQGIEDLTPKGYNQHAVDLGHEFVGTINNGKEGLATMTYEWEGLLARKSWFFLENSILCLGSGITGPSLDNVYTTVQQSWLKGDVESENGIVKTGTVLEIPADSWIHHDDIGYYFHDEAKLESGSKSGDWLDLYPTFSSEPRTGDVFSLWFDHGKNPEEESYAYAIYSKTTAANLETLVADAPYVILANTPDLQAIETADAVMAVFYSPRQLKTESGSTLSSDQPCMMILREDQLIVADPTQTLEELDVTVDSVEHAVTLPRGGYAGQQVEITL; encoded by the coding sequence ATGCAACCGCACTTTCATATCCTCAGGTATTTGATTCTTCTCTTTGCCCTCCAAGGAGCAAACGCGTCAACCGCCCAAACGGACAAAGAACAGGAACTGCAAACGCTCCGAGAGAGGTTTGCTCGGCTCTACAACTCCTATTCCGACGACCTTTCCACTCGAGAATACTTGAATACTTTACGAGATGACGGAACCTGGGCGGGTATTGATTACGAAAGCGGGCGGCGGGCGAAATGGCCCGCTCTGGAGCACCTGACTCGCCTCCAGACGATGGCTGCGACCTATGCGAATAAGGACTCATCTTTCTTCAAGGATCCGGATCTACTGGAGGGGATCGAATCGGGTTACCAGCACTGGTTTGACGGAAGATACAAGAACTCCAATTGGGCCTCGTTCCGGGCGCACGCACCCGAATATATCAGCATCGGTCTCTTCCTTCTCGGAGAAGACTTATCGCCTTCCCTCCTCAAGCAGGCCACCTGGAGTTTAGACCGTCTTAGAGACCCGAACATCATGACCGGTTCAAATCGCGTCTGGACTGGGAGCAGCCAGTTCCGGACCGCCATCATTAGGGGAGACGAGACCAAACAACGGGAGGCCATAGAATTGATTCTCGGAGTCATTGCCAAGACCGAGGGCTACATCGAGGGTTTGCAGCCGGATTGGTCTTTCCAACAGCACGGGCCCATGCTGCAATTCGGAGTCTACGGCAAGACCTTCGCGAAGTGGACCTCGATGCTCGCGTATCTCTCGGAAAACCTGAGCTTCGAAATGCCCGCGGACAAACTGGAGCTTTTGCGGGGATATCTGCTAAACGGAGCCGGATGGACCCTTTGGAATGGCCGGATCGACTTCAACGTGATGGGCCGGATCTTCAATCCGGGCTTTCCTGCACTCCGATTCGAGGAATACAGGAACGCGATGGAGCGACTCTACGGCATCGACGCCGAAAACCGGGAAAACTACGAGAAAGCCCTGGCTTGGCCCAACCAGGTGACCGGCCACCGCTCCTTCTGGAATTCGGACTATGCCGTTCACCGTCGCCCGGAGTGGTTCGCCTCGGTACGCATGACCTCCAACCGAACCGCCGCCGCAGAGTACGTGAACAGCCAAAACGCCCTTGGTCTGCACCAGGCGGACGGTGTCCTGCTCGTCTACATCGAAGGCGACGAATACTTGGACATTCAACCGATCTGGGACTGGCACCGCTTGCCGGGAACGACCACCGACCAAGGCATCGAAGACTTGACTCCAAAGGGCTATAACCAGCATGCGGTGGATCTCGGCCATGAATTCGTGGGAACCATCAACAACGGCAAAGAAGGCCTTGCGACGATGACCTACGAATGGGAAGGACTCCTCGCGCGGAAATCCTGGTTCTTTCTCGAAAACTCGATCCTATGCCTCGGCTCCGGGATCACCGGCCCCTCTCTCGACAACGTTTATACCACCGTCCAACAATCCTGGCTCAAGGGTGATGTCGAAAGCGAAAATGGAATCGTGAAGACTGGCACGGTCCTGGAGATTCCCGCCGATTCGTGGATTCATCACGACGACATCGGTTACTATTTCCACGACGAAGCCAAGCTTGAGAGCGGGTCGAAATCGGGAGACTGGCTCGACCTCTACCCGACGTTCTCGAGCGAGCCTCGAACGGGCGACGTGTTTTCCCTCTGGTTCGACCACGGTAAAAATCCGGAGGAAGAATCCTATGCCTACGCGATCTACTCCAAGACCACTGCCGCCAATCTGGAGACGCTCGTCGCCGACGCACCCTATGTTATCCTTGCGAATACACCGGATCTGCAAGCGATCGAGACCGCGGACGCCGTAATGGCCGTTTTCTATTCGCCCCGCCAACTCAAGACCGAATCGGGATCCACCCTCTCCAGCGACCAACCCTGCATGATGATCCTCCGGGAAGATCAGCTGATCGTGGCCGACCCCACCCAGACCCTCGAAGAGTTGGATGTCACCGTCGACTCGGTCGAACATGCAGTCACCCTTCCACGGGGAGGATACGCAGGCCAACAAGTCGAAATCACTCTCTAA
- a CDS encoding sulfatase — protein MQSPFHGEDTQANKSKSLSNPMLARFLSIFFLLCLQLSARQESPNIILFVSDDHGTDALGAYGNPVIQTPNLDRLASEGTLFTNAYCTSASCAASRSVILTGKFGHATGSYGHVHDYHHFRTFDDVQSLPVLLEKAGYLTARIGKYHLAPESVYRFDLVLKADPRSTIEMAEACEEVILQDKPFFLYFCPDDPHRGHPFTPEEWDQPNNFGNRPEPYPGETQVRYDPAAVLVPAFLPDSSESRLEIAQYYQSVSRIDQGFGKLLAILEASGKADNTVIFYLSDNGVAFPGAKTTVYEPGIRLPFIVKDPRGDRQGEVSEAMITWADLTPTNLDFAGVEFDPASFHGRSFLPILEGKEPDESRDEMYASHNFHELTMYYPMRVVRSGDYKLIWNLAHGLPYPFASDLWAASTWQEVHRKGKEYFGNRKVEDYLYRPEFELYDLADDPDELVNLATDPAYSTKLDELKNKLKDFQKETRDPWLILWDNDISLQGTGVNL, from the coding sequence ATGCAGTCACCCTTCCACGGGGAGGATACGCAGGCCAACAAGTCGAAATCACTCTCTAATCCGATGCTTGCTCGATTCCTTTCCATTTTCTTTCTTCTTTGCCTTCAGCTCTCCGCCCGGCAGGAGAGTCCCAACATCATCCTCTTCGTCTCGGACGACCACGGGACCGATGCCCTCGGTGCCTACGGCAATCCGGTGATCCAGACCCCGAACCTCGACAGGCTCGCCTCCGAGGGAACCCTTTTCACGAACGCCTACTGCACGAGCGCCAGTTGCGCCGCCAGCCGCTCGGTTATCCTCACCGGCAAATTCGGCCATGCCACCGGATCCTACGGACACGTCCACGACTATCATCACTTCCGCACCTTCGACGACGTCCAGTCCCTTCCGGTTCTCCTCGAAAAGGCCGGCTATTTGACCGCCCGTATCGGTAAGTACCACCTCGCCCCGGAATCCGTCTATCGCTTCGACCTCGTTCTCAAAGCCGATCCCCGTAGCACCATCGAAATGGCCGAGGCCTGCGAAGAAGTCATCTTGCAGGACAAACCGTTCTTTCTCTATTTCTGTCCTGACGACCCTCACCGCGGCCACCCCTTTACCCCCGAAGAATGGGACCAACCGAACAACTTTGGAAACCGTCCCGAACCTTATCCGGGCGAAACCCAGGTACGCTACGATCCCGCGGCAGTCCTCGTCCCCGCCTTTCTCCCCGATAGTTCCGAATCACGTCTCGAAATCGCCCAATACTACCAATCCGTGTCCCGGATCGACCAAGGCTTTGGCAAACTACTAGCGATCCTCGAAGCGTCCGGAAAAGCGGACAACACCGTGATCTTCTACCTTTCGGATAACGGGGTCGCATTCCCCGGCGCAAAGACCACCGTCTATGAGCCCGGCATCCGCTTGCCCTTTATCGTCAAGGATCCCAGGGGCGATCGTCAGGGAGAGGTCAGCGAGGCCATGATTACTTGGGCCGACCTGACGCCCACCAACCTCGACTTCGCCGGAGTGGAGTTCGACCCCGCCTCTTTCCACGGCCGCTCGTTCCTGCCGATCCTCGAAGGGAAGGAACCGGACGAATCCCGGGATGAAATGTACGCCTCCCACAACTTTCACGAACTGACCATGTATTACCCGATGCGGGTGGTCCGCTCCGGCGATTACAAATTGATCTGGAACCTCGCCCACGGGCTTCCCTACCCCTTCGCCTCCGATCTGTGGGCGGCCTCGACTTGGCAGGAAGTCCATCGCAAGGGCAAGGAGTACTTTGGCAATCGCAAGGTGGAAGACTACCTCTACCGTCCCGAATTCGAACTCTACGATCTGGCCGACGATCCAGACGAGTTGGTCAACCTCGCCACCGACCCCGCGTATTCGACGAAGCTCGACGAACTGAAAAACAAACTAAAAGACTTCCAAAAAGAGACCCGCGACCCGTGGCTCATCCTTTGGGACAACGACATCTCGCTCCAAGGTACGGGAGTCAACCTTTGA
- a CDS encoding sulfatase, which produces MRKTTRTAIAAILGITSSFLAAETASPSPPEHPNIIWLMTEDIGTDLETYGTAGVQTPNLNKLADEGALFTRAYCENPICSPNRSGMMVGVHPSRINAQHHRSNRETPLPEPYKPITYWLRQAGYTCILGSDLVFDRGTKIDCNFRHEPTGDYDGITEFGLFDKIGDFTQADQPFFNQIQLKITHRGDWWKSVREASENPVSLDEIELPPYMADTPETRYDWAAYLDTIEFMDNEVGLILQRLKDEGIEQNTIIIFIADNGRCNLRGKGFLHQPGIHIPMIIWAPDHFQGGTVVEELVSTTDISATILQLAGIPLPDYMTARPFMGVDEPEYRTYVRSARDIWDEIDEASRSITTNRYKYILNLMPEVPWDTDHAYLELNRPSLHVMRQLKAGGKLTDPEMTFFHETKPVEELYDLEIDPNEMVNLAEDPAYRETLEQMRAYEQDWRSQYQDFGLEDLGQREPEAGLRSVRVRQAVKEKAPELWERLEAGELMQTQAWKEYLNAPKKN; this is translated from the coding sequence ATGAGAAAAACCACTCGAACCGCCATCGCCGCGATCCTTGGCATCACCTCGTCATTTCTTGCCGCCGAAACCGCTTCACCCTCCCCGCCCGAGCATCCGAATATCATTTGGCTCATGACGGAGGATATCGGCACCGATCTCGAAACCTACGGAACCGCCGGCGTCCAAACGCCAAACCTAAACAAACTCGCCGACGAAGGGGCCTTGTTTACCCGAGCCTATTGTGAAAACCCGATTTGTTCGCCGAATCGATCCGGGATGATGGTCGGAGTTCATCCCAGCCGCATCAACGCGCAGCACCACCGCAGCAACCGCGAAACCCCTCTTCCGGAGCCTTACAAGCCGATCACCTACTGGCTTCGCCAAGCCGGATACACCTGCATTCTTGGCAGTGATCTCGTCTTCGACCGGGGGACGAAGATCGATTGCAATTTCCGCCACGAGCCAACCGGAGATTACGACGGCATTACCGAATTCGGACTCTTCGACAAAATCGGCGACTTCACCCAAGCGGACCAACCCTTTTTCAACCAGATCCAACTCAAGATCACCCATCGCGGAGACTGGTGGAAATCCGTCCGTGAAGCTTCGGAGAACCCCGTTTCTCTCGACGAAATCGAGCTCCCTCCCTACATGGCCGACACCCCGGAGACCCGCTACGATTGGGCAGCCTACCTAGACACCATCGAGTTCATGGATAACGAGGTCGGGCTGATTCTTCAACGCTTGAAAGATGAGGGAATCGAGCAGAACACCATCATTATCTTCATCGCCGATAATGGCCGCTGCAATCTCCGTGGAAAAGGATTCCTCCACCAGCCCGGCATCCACATCCCCATGATCATTTGGGCACCGGATCATTTTCAGGGTGGAACGGTCGTCGAAGAACTGGTTAGCACCACCGATATCTCGGCGACGATCCTACAACTCGCAGGCATCCCCCTCCCCGACTACATGACCGCACGCCCCTTCATGGGAGTGGACGAACCGGAATACCGGACCTACGTGCGTTCAGCACGCGACATTTGGGATGAGATAGACGAAGCCTCCCGCAGCATCACCACAAACCGCTACAAGTACATCCTCAATCTCATGCCCGAAGTGCCTTGGGATACCGATCATGCCTACCTCGAATTGAACCGCCCCTCCCTCCACGTCATGCGGCAGTTGAAAGCCGGGGGCAAGCTGACAGACCCCGAAATGACCTTCTTTCATGAGACAAAACCTGTCGAAGAACTCTACGATCTCGAGATCGATCCAAACGAGATGGTCAATCTGGCCGAAGATCCCGCTTACCGCGAAACCCTTGAGCAGATGAGAGCCTATGAACAGGACTGGCGATCACAGTATCAGGACTTCGGCCTGGAGGATCTCGGTCAACGGGAACCGGAAGCCGGCCTGCGCTCCGTCCGCGTCCGCCAGGCCGTCAAAGAGAAAGCCCCCGAATTATGGGAGAGACTCGAAGCAGGCGAACTCATGCAGACACAAGCCTGGAAGGAATACCTAAACGCACCGAAGAAAAACTGA
- a CDS encoding glycoside hydrolase family 2 TIM barrel-domain containing protein has protein sequence MNTHTLFLSGCILAAAILSPAKAEESPRDVITLKEGWKFKFGPQPDGEKIGFDDSTWESVSVPHDWAIRGPFDKNNDRQIVRITQNMERKPTDKTGRTGALPHVGEGWYRKTFELPNFVEGQKVLILFDGAMAEPKVYLNGRKVGEWNYGYSYFYFDITDFINGKGDNTLAVHLTNREQASRWYPGAGLFRKVRIIVKNAESIDQWGQFITTPLVSDELAKVNVKTQVSGQNLRLVTDILDSNGNLLVSHEAEAPFGNEFDQNIHLPNPRLWSPETPYLYRAVSRIYQGDDLRDELTTTFGVRTFSFEPGKGFSLNGEVRKFKGVCLHHDLGPLGAAINTAALRRQILIMKEMGADAIRSAHNMPSIEQLELCDEMGMLFIAESFDEWERPKVQNGYHRYFATDVEKDIVNLVRATRNHPCIILWSSGNEVPDQHTSDGVKNAKRLQDIFHREDPTRMVTVGMDQVAAVMENGFGAIMDVPGLNYRLHLYEEAYERFPQGFLLGSETGSTVSSRGIYKFPVEKFKMKTYPDRQCSSYDLEYCNWSNLPDDDFVMQDDKEWVIGEFVWTGFDYLGEPTPYDQMWPSRSSYFGICDLAGIPKDRYYLYRSRWNKESPTLHVLPHWNWEGREGETTPIFAYTSYESAELFINGKSMGVKKKYRSTPLHRYRLMWMDVVYEPGEIRVVALDENGRPAMEKTVFTAGEPHQIVLEADRTTLKADGEDVSFITASVVDRNGRPCPTATNRLHFEVTGAGSYRAACNGDATSLELFHEPTMKLFSGKLVILVQSTKDAGEIELKVTSDKLLSETINLVSTQSL, from the coding sequence ATGAATACACATACTCTTTTTTTGTCAGGCTGCATACTCGCAGCGGCCATCCTCTCTCCGGCCAAAGCCGAAGAATCACCACGCGACGTCATCACTCTCAAGGAGGGCTGGAAGTTCAAATTTGGCCCCCAGCCGGATGGTGAAAAAATCGGTTTCGATGATTCAACTTGGGAAAGTGTATCCGTGCCTCATGACTGGGCCATCCGCGGGCCATTTGATAAGAACAACGACCGGCAGATCGTCCGCATCACCCAAAATATGGAGAGAAAGCCAACGGACAAGACCGGACGTACAGGTGCCTTACCTCATGTCGGTGAGGGCTGGTATCGCAAGACTTTCGAATTACCAAATTTCGTCGAAGGCCAAAAAGTCCTGATTCTTTTCGACGGAGCCATGGCCGAACCCAAAGTTTACCTCAACGGAAGGAAAGTCGGCGAGTGGAACTATGGATACTCTTACTTCTACTTCGACATTACCGATTTTATTAACGGCAAAGGTGACAATACCCTTGCGGTCCACCTGACGAACCGGGAGCAAGCTTCCCGTTGGTATCCGGGGGCTGGACTCTTTCGCAAGGTCCGGATCATCGTAAAAAATGCCGAGAGCATCGATCAATGGGGGCAATTCATCACCACCCCGCTAGTCTCTGATGAACTCGCAAAAGTAAATGTAAAGACCCAAGTCTCTGGCCAAAACCTCCGGCTGGTGACCGATATACTCGACTCCAATGGGAATCTCCTCGTCAGTCACGAAGCGGAAGCACCCTTCGGCAACGAATTTGACCAGAACATCCACCTCCCAAACCCGCGGCTTTGGAGTCCTGAAACCCCCTACCTCTACCGCGCTGTATCCCGAATCTATCAGGGAGACGATCTACGCGACGAACTAACCACCACTTTCGGCGTTCGCACTTTTTCCTTTGAGCCCGGAAAAGGGTTCAGCCTCAACGGAGAGGTTCGCAAGTTCAAGGGCGTCTGCCTGCATCATGACCTCGGCCCGCTCGGAGCCGCGATCAACACCGCCGCTCTGCGCCGCCAAATCCTCATCATGAAGGAAATGGGTGCTGACGCGATCCGAAGCGCCCATAATATGCCCTCCATTGAGCAACTAGAGCTCTGCGATGAGATGGGCATGCTCTTTATCGCCGAAAGCTTCGATGAATGGGAAAGGCCAAAAGTCCAAAATGGCTACCATCGATACTTCGCGACGGATGTTGAGAAAGACATTGTCAACCTCGTCCGCGCGACGCGTAATCACCCCTGCATCATTCTCTGGAGTTCTGGTAATGAAGTGCCCGATCAGCATACCAGTGACGGGGTAAAAAACGCCAAACGCCTTCAGGATATCTTTCATCGCGAAGACCCAACACGCATGGTCACCGTTGGAATGGATCAAGTCGCCGCCGTCATGGAAAACGGATTTGGGGCGATCATGGATGTCCCCGGCTTGAATTACCGGCTCCATCTTTACGAGGAAGCCTACGAGCGCTTTCCACAGGGCTTCCTTCTCGGCTCCGAGACAGGCTCAACCGTCAGCTCGCGTGGTATTTACAAGTTCCCCGTCGAGAAATTCAAAATGAAGACCTACCCGGACCGCCAATGCTCTTCCTATGACCTCGAATACTGCAACTGGTCCAACCTGCCCGATGATGATTTCGTTATGCAAGACGACAAAGAGTGGGTCATCGGAGAATTCGTCTGGACTGGCTTCGATTATCTTGGTGAGCCGACGCCATACGATCAAATGTGGCCCTCACGCAGCTCCTACTTCGGGATTTGCGACCTCGCCGGAATCCCTAAAGACCGCTACTACCTATACCGCAGTCGCTGGAATAAAGAATCACCGACCCTCCACGTACTCCCTCACTGGAACTGGGAAGGCCGCGAGGGAGAAACAACGCCGATCTTTGCTTACACCAGCTATGAAAGCGCCGAGCTTTTCATCAATGGCAAGAGTATGGGTGTTAAAAAGAAGTACCGCTCCACACCCCTACACCGCTATCGCCTCATGTGGATGGATGTAGTTTACGAGCCGGGGGAAATTCGCGTAGTGGCCCTCGACGAAAACGGCCGACCAGCGATGGAGAAAACCGTCTTCACGGCTGGAGAACCCCATCAGATCGTTCTCGAAGCCGACCGCACTACCCTTAAGGCCGACGGTGAAGATGTTTCATTTATCACCGCCAGTGTTGTCGACAGGAACGGCCGGCCCTGCCCCACTGCTACCAACCGGCTGCATTTTGAAGTCACCGGTGCTGGAAGCTACCGGGCAGCCTGCAACGGAGATGCAACTTCCCTCGAACTCTTTCACGAACCCACCATGAAGCTGTTTAGCGGCAAGCTTGTAATCCTTGTCCAATCGACAAAAGACGCCGGTGAAATCGAGCTCAAAGTCACCAGTGACAAGCTGCTATCGGAAACGATCAACCTTGTATCAACACAGTCCCTGTAA
- a CDS encoding MFS transporter, whose amino-acid sequence MTTPPVVPRHYLLSFILTTCCFSLWGFANDFTNPLVKVFEQVFIITTAQASWLQFAFYTGYFCMALPAVFFIRRFSYKAAIMLGLALYSCGALITIPASLAASFVLFCIASYVITYGLAFLETACNPYILAMGPEETATQRLNLAQSFNPIGSLIGMSVASLILAPSLMVTDVREKLKEQNPDQIQYLITDKGDLPEGASLDTSGELVILQDGATVTLYDSGIPDFKNTSGALDVAMPDVLKAVRSNDPEAFEEIQQTDLANVRGPYMVIAAVVAVFFALFAFSKMPAFKSESGEDDAPFSEILPRLVKRPRFVEGVFAQLFYVGAQIMCWTFIIHYGMEQVGLSLSEAQGYNIIAMVFFVSSRFISTFLMRYIRPSLMLLCAAVGGFCFTLGAIYLPGQIGLISLVLISACMSLMFPTIYGIALKGLKIEEAKIGSAFLIMSIVGGAVLTKMQGVIITDYGVRTSFWLPAACFVVIALYGLRSWMSHENKASS is encoded by the coding sequence ATGACAACCCCCCCCGTAGTCCCTCGCCATTACCTGCTTTCTTTCATTCTGACCACCTGCTGCTTTTCGCTTTGGGGCTTTGCCAATGATTTTACCAATCCTCTCGTTAAAGTTTTCGAGCAGGTCTTTATCATCACAACCGCCCAGGCTTCCTGGCTACAGTTTGCCTTCTACACGGGCTATTTCTGTATGGCTCTCCCAGCAGTCTTCTTCATTCGAAGGTTCTCCTATAAAGCCGCCATCATGCTCGGACTAGCCCTTTACAGTTGCGGTGCACTAATCACCATTCCGGCAAGCCTGGCGGCCAGCTTCGTACTCTTTTGTATCGCCTCTTACGTCATAACTTACGGCTTGGCCTTCCTGGAAACCGCTTGTAACCCCTACATTCTCGCCATGGGACCTGAGGAAACGGCGACCCAACGCCTGAACCTCGCTCAGTCCTTCAACCCAATCGGATCATTAATCGGCATGTCCGTTGCCTCGCTCATTCTAGCCCCCAGCCTCATGGTGACCGACGTTCGCGAGAAGCTTAAAGAGCAAAATCCCGATCAGATCCAGTATTTGATTACCGATAAAGGTGATCTGCCAGAAGGAGCCTCTCTCGACACCAGCGGAGAATTGGTGATCCTTCAGGATGGTGCCACGGTGACTCTCTATGACTCTGGAATACCCGATTTCAAAAACACATCGGGAGCCCTTGATGTCGCAATGCCGGATGTTTTAAAGGCGGTAAGATCCAACGATCCCGAAGCCTTCGAGGAGATTCAACAAACCGACTTAGCCAACGTCCGTGGACCTTACATGGTGATCGCAGCCGTCGTGGCAGTCTTCTTTGCTCTATTCGCCTTCTCTAAAATGCCTGCGTTCAAGAGCGAAAGCGGCGAGGACGATGCACCCTTCAGTGAAATTCTCCCCCGACTCGTAAAACGTCCGCGCTTTGTCGAAGGAGTTTTCGCCCAGTTATTCTATGTCGGTGCTCAGATCATGTGCTGGACCTTCATCATCCATTACGGAATGGAGCAAGTCGGCCTTAGCCTCTCTGAAGCCCAAGGATACAACATTATCGCGATGGTTTTCTTCGTGAGCAGCCGGTTCATCAGTACTTTTCTCATGCGCTACATTCGTCCCAGTCTCATGTTACTCTGCGCGGCCGTTGGGGGATTCTGTTTCACCCTCGGGGCGATTTATCTTCCCGGCCAGATCGGCCTCATCTCACTCGTCCTGATCTCGGCCTGTATGTCGCTGATGTTCCCCACCATCTACGGAATCGCTTTGAAAGGACTGAAAATCGAAGAGGCCAAGATCGGCTCCGCCTTTCTGATTATGTCCATCGTCGGAGGTGCTGTACTCACAAAGATGCAAGGCGTCATTATCACCGATTATGGAGTGCGCACCTCTTTTTGGCTTCCGGCAGCCTGTTTCGTGGTCATAGCCCTTTACGGACTAAGAAGTTGGATGTCCCACGAGAACAAAGCTTCCTCTTGA